In Acidobacteriota bacterium, a single window of DNA contains:
- a CDS encoding DotU family type IV/VI secretion system protein: MSAQAIERRSNLALSFQEIFTAIVRLRFNRQAVPSADSFRDHIRHALKTASQEAVQKGYNVDDVKLAAFSVIAFLDESVLASTNPVFSTWSRLPFQEELFGQHMGGEAFFQYLQQLLARRDSAETADILEVFYLSLLLGYRGRYGMGSSGELRAVMDNIRDKIHRIRGSNAPLSPQWAIPSEAAPPRRSDPWVSRLMIAAVATAAITLAAYAAFLFGLISGASTLHGIGG; this comes from the coding sequence ATGTCGGCTCAAGCCATAGAAAGAAGATCGAACCTGGCCCTTAGCTTTCAGGAGATCTTCACCGCCATTGTCCGCTTGCGATTCAATCGCCAAGCCGTGCCGAGCGCCGACAGCTTTCGCGATCACATCCGCCATGCTCTGAAGACTGCATCGCAGGAAGCAGTACAAAAAGGCTATAACGTTGACGACGTAAAGCTCGCCGCTTTCTCCGTCATCGCCTTTCTCGACGAATCTGTTTTAGCTTCCACCAATCCTGTCTTTTCCACCTGGTCGCGATTGCCGTTTCAGGAGGAGCTGTTCGGACAGCACATGGGTGGAGAGGCGTTCTTCCAGTATTTGCAACAACTGCTGGCGCGCCGCGATTCTGCTGAGACTGCCGACATTCTCGAAGTCTTCTATCTGAGCTTGTTATTGGGTTACCGTGGTCGCTATGGGATGGGTTCATCCGGCGAACTGCGGGCTGTCATGGACAACATTCGCGACAAGATTCATCGGATTCGCGGCTCGAACGCTCCTCTGTCGCCGCAGTGGGCTATACCTTCCGAAGCGGCTCCCCCCAGGCGTTCCGACCCGTGGGTAAGCAGACTCATGATCGCGGCCGTAGCAACTGCGGCCATTACGTTGGCTGCTTATGCCGCGTTCTTGTTTGGGTTGATCTCTGGCGCTTCAACACTTCACGGGATTGGCGGATAG
- the tssK gene encoding type VI secretion system baseplate subunit TssK: MKSLSRVVWSEGMYLGPHHFQTQSRYFEDSIHFAVEQCWFEPWGVVSCKLDDSAIQNGRVLLLGAHGIFEDGLVFDMPSSDELPASRDIREQFSPLSQEVLLMLGVPKRQPNQANCDLEGRNGSARYVAVKRAVADINNGSDEKEVRVGQKNIRILVESECNDSLQTIPIARVRRDGGGHLVYDPKFIPPCTKLTASSPLLGMIRRLLETLQEKQKFFSRTQNAAGVFQAGTRQLDVANFWFLHTVNSAIAALRHLYTSKRGHPEELFGQLSRIAGELCTFGMDSHPDSLPLYNHRELEQCFGVLEAHIRRHLEILVPTNTVNIQLTPVQRNFYRGVVQDQRCFGRSTWVLGIRSSGSEARLIGRVPEIVKVCSHEWISKLVTRALPGLVMRYLTVPPSAISPKAEFQYFSLDKMGPCWEHISSTREVGVYVPDDDLPSVELELQVVL, translated from the coding sequence ATGAAATCACTTTCCCGGGTTGTGTGGTCCGAGGGAATGTACCTTGGGCCCCACCACTTCCAAACACAGAGCCGGTACTTCGAAGACTCCATCCACTTCGCCGTGGAGCAATGCTGGTTTGAACCTTGGGGCGTGGTTTCCTGCAAGCTGGATGATTCGGCGATTCAAAACGGCCGCGTCTTATTACTTGGCGCCCACGGAATTTTCGAAGACGGATTAGTCTTCGACATGCCCTCATCAGACGAGTTACCAGCGTCGCGGGACATTCGTGAGCAATTTTCTCCTCTGAGCCAGGAAGTGTTATTAATGCTGGGCGTTCCGAAACGGCAGCCAAATCAGGCCAACTGCGATCTGGAAGGTCGAAACGGGTCAGCTCGTTACGTGGCCGTGAAGCGCGCCGTGGCCGACATAAACAACGGCAGCGACGAAAAAGAGGTTCGCGTTGGGCAGAAGAATATCCGAATCCTGGTTGAGTCTGAGTGTAATGATTCGCTGCAAACTATTCCAATAGCGCGGGTCCGCCGTGATGGAGGAGGGCATCTCGTATACGATCCCAAATTCATCCCTCCGTGCACGAAACTTACGGCCAGCTCACCGTTGCTGGGGATGATCCGGCGATTACTAGAGACCCTGCAGGAAAAGCAAAAGTTTTTCTCGCGCACGCAAAATGCCGCCGGTGTATTTCAGGCCGGCACGCGTCAGCTCGATGTCGCAAATTTCTGGTTTCTGCATACGGTGAACAGCGCGATTGCGGCGTTGAGGCACCTGTACACGTCGAAGCGTGGTCATCCCGAAGAGTTGTTTGGACAGTTGTCCCGTATTGCCGGTGAGCTGTGCACTTTTGGGATGGATTCGCATCCGGACAGTCTGCCGCTTTACAACCACCGTGAATTGGAACAGTGCTTCGGAGTCCTGGAAGCTCATATTCGTAGACACCTGGAAATCCTGGTACCCACGAATACGGTTAACATCCAGCTGACGCCGGTGCAGCGTAACTTTTATAGAGGTGTGGTGCAGGATCAGCGTTGTTTTGGTCGCTCGACATGGGTGCTGGGAATCCGTTCTTCCGGGAGTGAGGCGCGCCTGATCGGGCGAGTCCCGGAGATTGTGAAGGTGTGCTCGCACGAGTGGATCAGCAAACTAGTCACCCGCGCACTGCCCGGACTGGTGATGAGATACCTTACCGTTCCCCCGTCGGCAATTTCGCCGAAAGCTGAATTCCAATACTTTTCGCTCGACAAGATGGGGCCATGCTGGGAACACATCTCGAGCACGCGAGAAGTAGGCGTCTACGTTCCGGACGACGATTTGCCGTCAGTCGAGCTTGAATTGCAGGTTGTCCTGTAG